In Oncorhynchus masou masou isolate Uvic2021 chromosome 11, UVic_Omas_1.1, whole genome shotgun sequence, the genomic stretch CCTGacccgccagagtctcccgtgtGTCCTGacccgccagagtctcccgtgtGTCTCCCGTGTGTCCTCCTGacccgccagagtctcccgtgtgacccgccagagtctcccgtgtCCTGacccgccagagtctcccgtgtgtcctgagccgccagagtctcccgtgtGTCCTGacccgccagagtctcccgtgtgtcctgagccgccagagtctcccgtgtgtcctgagccgccagagtctcccgtgtgtcctgagctgccagagtctcccgtgtgtcctgagctgccagagtttcccgtgtgtcctgagccgccagagtctcccgtgtgtcctgagccgccagtctgtcctgagccgccagagccgccagtctgtcctgagccgccagagccgccagtctgtcatgagccgccagagccggcagtctgtcctgagccgccagagccgccagtctgtcatgagcctccagagccgccagtctgtcctgagccgccagtctgtcctgagccgccagaggcCCCAGTCTGTCCTGAAccgccagagcagccagtctgtcctgagccgccagagccgtcagtctgtcctgagccgccagagccgccagtctgtcctgagccgccggtcagccaggagccgccggtcagccaggagccgccagagccgccagtcaaccaggcgccgccagagccgtcagccagccaggagccgccagagccgtcagccagccaggagcctccatagccgtcagccagccaggatatgccagagccgtcagccagccaggacagGCTGGCCTGTCACGCCGGCGatgccggaatcgcccttcactccagaGCTGCCGGaggctcccgcctgtccggcgctgccggagtctcccgctcATTCGGGTCCCatggctagggtccccagtcggaggtcggaggcgagggtcgccgctcataAGAGGCCACGGGGGCGGTTGAGGAGGTGGACAAAAactgtggtgaagtggggtccacgtcccgcgccagagccgccaccgcggacagatgcccacccagaccctcccctataggttcacgttttgcggccggagtccgcacctttgggggagtactgtcacattctgacctttatttcctttgttttgtctttatttagtatggtcagggcatgagttgaggtgggcagtctatgtgcgtttttctatgttggggttttgagtttagcctagtatggttctcaatcagaggcaggtgtctttagttgtctctgattgagaatcatacctagGTAGCCTTTTGagtggtgggtgtttgtttccgtgtgagtgttttggccacacggtactgttttgttttcgttcatgttcacgtttattattttgtagtgttcagtttatgtcttttaataaacgttatggacacttaccacactatgcattggtcctccgatccttctcgcatctcctcctcagaagaggaggaggaatgctgttACACTaccgaatcgaggcaaaggtaagaatctctggattaactacctaatgttagctaaatgtagtaatgaataaattgccaacatttctttaaatggacaattctgtgaactgtcttgtgcaagttttaaaatGACACTAACTGTTTGCAAATGTATCAGCGAGAGATGACTTGCAGGAGCTTACAGGGATTTATAGTTTTGCATGATGACTCGAAGTGGAATCGTGCAGATATTTTGCGTTTCTGCCGTCCAGAGTGAGTGAACGTGTGCCACACGATTGGGGACAAGAACTGTGACTTGCTTTCATCTCCGGTGCCCAAACTGTGACTTGCTTTCATCTCCGGAGCCAGGGCACCGTTGAAAGGAGTGATAACTAGTGGCATTAAGTGTTGAGGAGGATAAattgagaagtgtgcagaaggacATGATACAAAGGAAGGTGTATAGGTGGAAAAAGTTGTGTGTGTAAACTATAGGGGTAACCATGATGTTGGAGATCAGAGGTGTCTGGTAAGAGAAAGGCTGGTTGAGGTTGCCAGGATCAGAGTTGTACAGAAGGTGTCagatgctgaggcagtgaagagtaGTAGAGAAAGATGGGTCCAGGGTTAGGGATCctaagaggagagggcagagccaagcacgcaCTAACGAGATCCTATAGCCGCGTTCTAGcacatttgcatatttccgttatggaaaggaagggaaagggggatacctagtcagttgtacacctgaatgcattcaactgaaatgtgtcattcgcatttaacccaacccctctgctgccttaattgacatccaaAGCCTACTCTGTGACATGCGTGTGCAAGAACTCAATTCACCTCATTCTAAACAACAATATTGTTTTTTATTTGGCAAAGGATAAAATCTACATgacttagtccactctgttcgtaacatattctagttttgggaacagaaaacagTAAGATCAAACGATTAATTCATGAGAAAATCTGCGTAATGTTGGCCAAAATCCAACTTCTCCATCTGCCggtcactgggcttcctctcattaCCATATTTGgcagtgagtggaaacgccaagcaGATGCTTCACACTTATACATCCAATGAAATATCTGGCTCAAAGTTCTGTGGCATTATCATGTCTAGCTAACCAGTTGAACCTCTGAGGTCGAACAACAATTTTGAAACCCGATTTTACAGTATGTGTATTTGTGGGAGACATTTTTCTAAATCGCCTAATTTTCATGCCACAGTTTTTCTATCTAGAATGAGTTATTAAAATGTTGACTGATGCtacagatacacacataccaGTATCATACATCAAGTTACCAGTATGCATGTTGATGTATCAAATAAACAGAACACAATGTATTTGTAacttctttattgttttgaaaatgTCCTTACAGGCGAGGTACAGTTTCAGTTGCACTGTTGTCCTTTtagcttgtttgtttttttgttttgctttggggggggggggggcaaatggCTGAATGTGGCTTTGATGAAGGCACGACCTCCCAAAACTATTACAGCAATCCTGAAGCACAATCTGGGAAAGAGAGAAGTGCAGCTTTAACTCTCAGACCAGTAGATTATCATTTTGTAAAGTTTGGACATCTCAGCTTCCATCATCAGTTATAATTCTGATGATACAGAGCCTAATTGGTATTGTTAACACTATGTTTATTCAAATAAAATATGAAAATCCACTCAAACTATTTCGGTATTTTTTTCTTTAGTCCACTGTTAATACAGCATCATGATTATGTGTACTAATGAAAAAAATACCCCTTTAAAAGGTAGGTTGGCAAAAAGTAAACAGTACTTTGGTGAATGTAATCTGAGTTCACAGAGGCATTgattaaacattgtaactaaaCCTATACATGGGGGGGGGGCTAAAATATGACACATTTCACATCTGAGAAATTAAATGCAAGAAAGATTTGAGAGGGAGGGGATTTAAAGGAAATACTGACATTTCTTGCATATTTCCAACTGGGAGTTTTTTTTCTTCCTACAGTAAATATCTGCAAAAATGATTGACACTGCCATCAGCAGTTCCTACATTTGCAGATACAGATGTGCAAAGAGCAACAATCATTCACAAAAACACTGATTTTTTTCAACCCTACACTGGTGAAGAAATAAGCATCAAATAAATGCTGGTGATACAAAGTTAACAGTGCAGATTGTAGGATTAGGAACACACTCATGTGGTGATACTTCAGTAATTATAAAACAAAACAGAGCACATTCCCAGCATTACATAGCTTATTGCAGTTCTAAAAATGTACTTCCTAATGGaatataaaaatgttttaaaaaatgtctCATGGATCTAACATCTGTACACTGCATCTTTGGGTCGAAATAGACAAGTATGTAATCTTAATGTCTTACAGACCCAGTGAGAAACATTTGGCACAGAACAGGATGAGAGAAGTCCTAAAATTGATGATAATGTTGCCACAAAATCTTGTGCGTTACCTGCTGTGATTTCTATTCTGTATTTGGACAAACATTGCAGATAAATAGTTCTCTAGAAATATTTTAAATTGACATATTTATTGACAAAGGTATAAATATACTGAAAAGCATAATTATTCTGTCAAAGGTAAACTCAGCGATATGACAGATGCATaaaagtaaacagcatagtgggtcaatttctgCAACAACTAAGAATGATGAAGCGAGAGGTTCAACTTCTGTTTTGGTATCCTGGCTACCACGCTGTAAGTGTGAAGCGAACTCATACCTATGCGaagatactgtgtgtgactgttagAGTGAAGTCTTGCATCTcactcatctcaatatctgcaGTGCTGCTTATGGCAACGTCATTTAGTTGAGTCTACCTTTTTAAATTGCAAATAATGTCGAAATATTGCACTTTTTAAAATAGTGCCACAAAAGGGCTTGCTCTCTCAATCAGATAACATTTTAATGTTATACCTGATATCGGTGGGACTGTACCAAATCAAGGCATTACATTCAGAGGTATATTCTACATTGTGCAACACCGTTTCCGGCTATTCAGTATTTCCTTAGAGCACAGTGCAGTACTTTGAGGTTGCttggataaatatatatatttttaaagttaGTCATGAACTCCAACCCCTTCACTATGTCACTAAAGCCAAACTGGCAATATCATTTTGGCAAAAAAGGATGAGAACATGCACCCGTTTTCACAATTTTTACACACTCACAGTAGGATTTCCTTCATTTTCACATACTTCCTCTTTTAAAAGGGCATAAAGGTAAAAGAAAATGGGTAAAAGTCACCATCCAACCATACAGTAAGAGGCCAGTGACGTGACTGGTAGTGAGACAGTTTCCTGGTTCCCAGAGGCCGCATTCCTGGGGCTGTGGAGAGGGGGAAGGCCAGTAGCGGTGTTTGGGGGGACGTGGGCTTGGGTTTCTATTGGTAAGGTGAAGACAGATGGCCCGCTGTGGTTGGTCAGGTCATGTAGCGTGTGATGGCGCGCAGGGCATATAGCAGTTCTGCCTGCATCCTGGCCTCCATTAGGAGTAGGTTCACATGGACCTGGAAGGGGCATGGTGGCCAGAGGATTAGCATACCatacatactataacacagtgCAGTTACTTTATATAACTGGAATGGTATGGACTGCAGTATGGACAGCCATTGAGCTGTAAAATGGATATGCATTTGCAGAATGTAGCACAAGGCTGTAAGAGAAAAAAGACATCTCACTGAGTCGGATATGTAAACCAAGTGAGATTCTGTTGAGAAACATTTTAATGGGGTCTGAAGGAAAAGATGCTTGTACAGACATAATTACTAACTAAAGTGAATGCTGCTGCCCTCATTACGTCAGGGATGAGACATTTGTTCCAGGTTGTCTTGACCGGAGCATTaaaaacaagacaatgacccactTCCACGCTGCTGGTTCTAATAATAACTCGAGCTCGTCTTTCATCTCTTTCAGCCCAGTCAGATTCCAACAGGGGGCCTCTCTGCAGAACAACCCAAACACAATAACAGCATGTTCCTGCGGCCAAGAGCTTCATTTCCTCCAGCTCTGCTCAATAGTCCTAGTGTACTCATGAGCCAAAGCCTCCTGCAGAAACACAACCTAACAGCATGACCAGCCCTGCCCCTGAACTCTGGCCTCGTTACAAAGACATGTCAGGATTCACAAGATCATTTCTGTGGCTGTTGACGGTGTAAAGCAAAGCAAAACGTTGTTTTTCAAAGGatacacacgtacataaacaccaTACGATTATACACTCTCACAAATACGAGCATCTGCAGTTTTCTAACCTTCTCGGAGTGGCGGAACTGCCTCCAGTAGCTGTCATACATGCGACGAGTGGTCCTCTCTGGATAACATGTTACGGTCTTTATATAGACCTTCAGACTGCGTTCCAATAGCTGATTCACCTCCCCATAGTCATAGTCATCATATCTGCAGACAGGACATCAAGCCTGGAGCATCACTTTACGGTCTGCTATGGACTACTTCAGGGCTTCAATAAACACTTACTCATTTAAATATTATCATTATCACACTAACTTGATTAATACTAAGTGTCCACACTTGATAGTGAATGAGAAATGTATGTGACACTGTGTATGTGGCACTGATGCCTTACCTGATGCCATACATGCAGTGCACATAGTTGAAGAGTGCACGTCGGAGCATGGTGGTGTCCACGTCCTCGTGACTGGCCATGTTGTAATAGGTCAGGTCACACGCTGTCCGGAACTTGTCATCCAGCAGCAGCCCGATGTCTGAATAAAGCCTGTTGACCAGAGAGAAACCATGGTCCTCCCACGAGTagtcctacagacagagagagacagagcgaaagCGAGTGAAGTTGTTCAGGCATGACAGTGGAATTAAGGTTTTCCATTATCACCCACCTGTGCTCTAAAAGTTGGTGGATTGTCTTCCCCGCGTCGAGCAAAGTCCTGGTACCCGAAGGTGGCATCTTCCACAAACTGAGACACTTTGGATATGGGCATCACCTCATCCTCTAAATCTGCAGAGTCACAATGTAGATGGATCATAATCAGTAATCACATAATCCCTTTactcagtgagagagacacaacaGGAACAGGTGTGGTTGCAGTACCTCCAGAGCCCACCAATAggctctctttcttctccttctcGAAGCGTGTGGCCATCTCCTCCTGCGaagcctcatcctcctctctctcctcctgcagcctCTTCATTCTGTCCATCAGCGCCTCCAACTCACTGACCGAGTCTGtggtctgaaacacacacaacaaAGCAGAACTCGATTATTATGACAATAGAGTTACACATACTTAGATACATTTCCAACACAATCCCTCCAAACACACATAGTTAAATCTCACCTCAGGGCTGCTACTGCTGAGATCTCGGTCCAGGTGATGGTCGCTGGCCAGGTCACATGTACAGTAGTTGCTGATGTAGACGGCCTGGAAGCCGTTGGTGTTTTGTGTGTCAACCTGGGGGTTGATGCCACTGCCAAACACAAAGCTGGCCAGAGCATGGAAATGGGCCAATATGACCACAGCATGGACCAGCTCTGCCAAAGACCAACTGTGCTCCCCTGTCTTCACCAAGTTCTAAAGTAGAGGGGAAGAAAAAGGTTTGGTGCGAGTTACTTTGTGTGCGTATGTGGATAAAAGTTGTGTTTTTGAatagatacagtatgtgcatATGTGGATAATGTCCTTGAATATGTGTATGTTTTATGCATGTCTGTGTTCTAACCTGAATGTGCTCCTTGGTGATGAGCCAAGGTCTGTGTGCTAGGAGCTTGTTGATCTCGTTGAGGTTCCTCAGTCTCTGAGGGACGTACTGCAGGCCCTTCAGCCAGTCCAGACACACCCCCATCCTGTAGAACTCCCGCACATGCAGAGACACCAGGAAGGAACACTGGTGACGCGCTGCagcctggagagagaaagaggggaggctTTCATATCTATATTTATAGCCTACTGGGAAAACTCTTCCTTTACTGCATATACTTTGTTGTTTTCTACTGTCTAAACTATTTATATTCTTGTTCTATATactctaggtgtctggctagactgtaaactcttcttccagactcacattaagcatctccaatctaaaattaaatctagattcggcttcctatttcacaacaaagcatccttcactcatgctgccaaacatgccctaataaaactgaccatcctaccgatcctcgacttcagcgatgtcctttacaaaatagcctccaacactctactcaacaaattggatacagtctatcacagtgccaaccGTTTTGtccccaaagccccatatactacccaccactgcgaccggCCCTCGCTTcgtactcgtcgccaaacccactggctccaggtcatctacaagtctcttctaggtaaagctccgccttatctcggctcactggtcaccatatcaacacccacccatagcacgcgccccagcaggtatatctcactggtcacccccaaagccaattcctcctttggccgcctttccttccagttctctgctgccaatgactggaacaaattggaaaaatcactgaagctggagacatatctccctcactagctttcagcaccagctgtcagagcagctcacagatcactgcacctgtacatagcccatctgtaaatagcccatccaactaccacatccccatactgtatttatttattttgctcctttgcaccccagtatctctacttgcgcattcatcttctgcacatctattactccagtgcttaattggtatattgtaattgcttcaccaccatggcctagtaattgccttacctcccctcttatcttacctcatttgcacacactgtatatagacttttcctACTGTATGttggtttattccatgtgtaactctgttgtatgtgtcaaactgctttgctttatcttggccaggtcgcagttgtaaatgagaacttgctctcaactagcctacctggttaaataaaggtgaaataaaaatgaaataaatattctGGGTAGTACTGTATTTAACAGTCCTGTTTTAGTTTGCATTCACCATGTAGCTGGCTTGGCAGACTAATATAAAGCATACATTTTGCCTGTATATGCACGATCTATACTAAATTAATATTTTATATGCATGTTGTATACTGTCACTTCTAAGCATGACTTATTTTAAACTGCACATTGATGGTTTCCACATGGTTATTTGACAATGCATTGCATTCAGCTGTTCCTCCTGACATAACATGCTGTGTCGTTAAGAGTGAGGGGGCAGACTTTGGCCTAGTTGTGGGCCACATCAGGAACTGGGTGAGTTGGAGGTGTGCTGGGAGGACCCCCTGAGATGGCTGCATAACAAAGCTCCACAGACGGAGGTGTTGAGTGGCCAGTATGGAGGTGTTGAGTGGCCAGTATGGAGGTGTTGAGTGGCCAGTATGGAGGTGTTGAGTGGCCAGTATGGAGGTGTTGAGTGGCCAGTATGGAGGTGTTGAGTGACCAGTATGGAGGTGTTGAGTGGCCAGTATGGAGGTGTTGAGTGGCCAGTATGGAGGTGTTGAGTGGCCAGTATGGAGGTGTTGAGTGGCCAGTATGGAGGTGTTGAGTGGCCAGTATGGAGGTGTTGAGTGACCAGTATGGAGGTGTTGAGTGGCCAGTATGCCTAGGCTCGCGcgcacctctccctctctctccctccctccgggGGAATCTCAGCACTGAGGCGAAAGTTTAAACACCATAAAGAAAAATATAATCCGTCACGTCGGGACAGCTATTGGTTGTTAAGGAAATGGGTGAATATGGAGATGATATAAATCAGTAGAAGATGTGTTAGGTAGGTCTCCTGAGCAGGGAGGGAGAATCTAAGAGAGGACGTGTCTATGCAGGAGACATCCCCCTCGGCTTAGCTTGACCGTTGACCTATCCTGTATCATGCAGCTTCAGGTAGAAGTTGCCTGTAGGATCAGCTTACCTTACCTATATCCTAACCTCAACCATTGCAGGGAAAAATGGCACACTATATATACTACACTTCTTTTGACGAGttcccagggctctggtcaaaagtagtgctctatatagggaactaTGGTGCAATTTTAGACACACCCAATGATAATCTCTTGTTCATCCTACTCCAGTGTTTACCATGATGGCGATGAAGTGTCGGCAGTGGAGAGGCAAGGGGCCGTCCATCCTCAGCAGGTAGAACTGGCTGTGCAGGAAGGACTCCAGGTAGTGGGGGTGCAGTCCCATCACCTGGGTCAGGTGGTCCACATGGCCTGACGGAGAGTAGGCCTCGGCTAGGAGCTGCTCTGTGAGGGGGTCCACTTGGGATGCCACCACAATCTGGAACCAGGAAGGAGGGATAGGGGGAAGGGGTCCGGcaggacagggaagagagaggtttCAGTTAGGCGGTGTGT encodes the following:
- the LOC135548477 gene encoding sestrin-3-like, translating into MSFSADSTSPNPFHMCNICQKVIRKKDKGVRVPRPFSSGPSAFIPKEEIVVASQVDPLTEQLLAEAYSPSGHVDHLTQVMGLHPHYLESFLHSQFYLLRMDGPLPLHCRHFIAIMAAARHQCSFLVSLHVREFYRMGVCLDWLKGLQYVPQRLRNLNEINKLLAHRPWLITKEHIQNLVKTGEHSWSLAELVHAVVILAHFHALASFVFGSGINPQVDTQNTNGFQAVYISNYCTCDLASDHHLDRDLSSSSPETTDSVSELEALMDRMKRLQEEREEDEASQEEMATRFEKEKKESLLVGSGDLEDEVMPISKVSQFVEDATFGYQDFARRGEDNPPTFRAQDYSWEDHGFSLVNRLYSDIGLLLDDKFRTACDLTYYNMASHEDVDTTMLRRALFNYVHCMYGIRYDDYDYGEVNQLLERSLKVYIKTVTCYPERTTRRMYDSYWRQFRHSEKVHVNLLLMEARMQAELLYALRAITRYMT